The Shewanella sp. NFH-SH190041 genome has a window encoding:
- a CDS encoding riboflavin synthase, which translates to MFTGIIEAVGTLRQIQRRGDDIRLTVASGKLDLSDVRLGDSIATNGVCLTVVECLADGYVADVSAETVSLTGFNRYQVGTRVNLEKAVTPTTRLGGHMVSGHVDGIATVAERSARGAAVEFWLQAPAELARYIAHKGSITIDGVSLTVNEVDGNRFRLTIVPHTAGETTLLDLQVGSQVNIEVDQVARYLERLLSCQDNDKSTGGVTMDLLARAGFMR; encoded by the coding sequence ATGTTTACCGGGATTATTGAAGCCGTTGGTACACTGCGCCAAATCCAGCGCCGGGGGGATGATATCCGCCTGACGGTGGCCAGCGGTAAATTGGATTTAAGCGATGTCCGCTTAGGGGACAGTATTGCCACTAATGGTGTGTGTTTGACCGTGGTGGAATGTCTGGCAGATGGTTATGTGGCGGATGTGTCCGCTGAAACCGTGTCATTGACAGGGTTTAACCGTTATCAGGTTGGCACTCGGGTGAATTTGGAAAAAGCCGTTACTCCGACCACACGTTTAGGCGGCCATATGGTGTCTGGCCATGTTGACGGTATTGCTACTGTGGCTGAGCGCAGCGCCCGTGGCGCAGCGGTGGAGTTTTGGCTACAAGCACCGGCAGAGCTGGCCCGTTATATCGCCCATAAAGGCTCAATTACTATTGATGGCGTCAGTCTGACGGTGAATGAGGTTGATGGTAACCGTTTCCGTCTGACCATAGTGCCACACACGGCAGGGGAAACCACCTTGCTGGATTTGCAGGTCGGCAGTCAGGTCAATATTGAGGTGGACCAGGTTGCTCGTTATCTGGAACGGCTACTGAGCTGCCAGGATAACGACAAAAGCACAGGTGGGGTCACAATGGATTTGTTGGCCCGTGCTGGTTTTATGCGATAA
- the ribD gene encoding bifunctional diaminohydroxyphosphoribosylaminopyrimidine deaminase/5-amino-6-(5-phosphoribosylamino)uracil reductase RibD, with product MWSVFDMQMMARAITLARRGRYTTAPNPNVGCVLVKDGTVIGEGFHIRAGGPHAEVHALRQAGEQAQGATAYVTLEPCSHYGRTPPCAKGLIDAGVSRVVVAMKDPNPQVAGQGIAMLRDAGIDVSAGLLEAQSRALNPGFLTRMETGLPFVTVKVAASLDGKTALGNGESKWITGPAARADVQRLRARHSALITGIDTVLADNPTLNVRLAQLDSVCCDTGVLNDMTLQQPLRVVLDSRARLIAADATNLFGFTAPILLVTTRPYSDAQLAQFPAHVETLVLPAVAGRVDLTALLQHLGQRVNSVLVEAGATLAGAFIAAGLADELVLYQAMKILGDQGRDMLVLPAYRAMSDVIDCPVRDARNIGPDRRYILALKQ from the coding sequence ATGTGGTCTGTTTTTGATATGCAAATGATGGCCAGAGCCATCACCCTTGCCCGCCGTGGCCGTTATACCACGGCACCCAATCCCAATGTCGGCTGTGTGCTGGTAAAAGATGGCACCGTTATCGGTGAAGGCTTTCATATCCGCGCCGGTGGTCCCCATGCTGAAGTGCATGCCTTGCGTCAAGCCGGTGAGCAGGCGCAGGGGGCGACAGCCTATGTCACCCTAGAGCCTTGCAGTCATTATGGCCGCACCCCACCTTGCGCTAAAGGGCTGATTGATGCTGGCGTGAGTCGGGTTGTCGTGGCGATGAAAGACCCTAATCCTCAAGTCGCCGGGCAGGGCATTGCCATGCTGCGTGATGCTGGGATAGACGTCAGTGCCGGGTTGTTGGAAGCCCAGTCTAGAGCGTTAAATCCGGGCTTTTTGACCCGCATGGAAACCGGTCTGCCCTTTGTCACGGTGAAAGTCGCTGCCAGTCTAGATGGTAAAACGGCACTGGGTAACGGTGAGTCCAAGTGGATTACCGGCCCGGCGGCTCGCGCTGATGTGCAGCGCCTGCGTGCCCGTCACAGTGCTTTGATAACCGGCATTGACACCGTGCTGGCAGATAACCCCACGCTGAATGTGCGTTTGGCACAATTAGACAGTGTCTGTTGTGACACTGGCGTATTGAATGACATGACGCTACAGCAGCCGCTGCGCGTGGTACTGGATAGTCGCGCCCGACTGATAGCGGCAGATGCCACCAATCTGTTTGGCTTCACCGCGCCGATTCTGCTGGTCACTACCCGGCCATACAGTGATGCCCAGTTGGCACAATTCCCCGCCCATGTAGAAACACTGGTGTTGCCTGCGGTGGCCGGGCGTGTGGATTTAACGGCATTGTTACAGCACTTGGGGCAGCGGGTAAACAGTGTGCTGGTGGAAGCCGGTGCCACATTAGCCGGTGCCTTTATTGCTGCGGGGCTGGCCGATGAACTGGTGCTGTATCAGGCGATGAAAATATTAGGGGATCAGGGCCGGGATATGTTGGTATTGCCAGCCTATCGCGCCATGAGTGATGTGATTGACTGCCCCGTGCGTGATGCCCGCAATATCGGGCCTGACCGACGCTATATTTTGGCGCTGAAACAGTAA
- a CDS encoding phosphatidylglycerophosphatase A, translated as MKLFAKDKALARLSLANPVHFLALGFGSGKFAKAPGTFGTLAGIPVYLLLSQLGMGGYLLATALVILVGIFICGKASADMQVHDHGAIVWDEIAGLLITMIAAPAGWLWILAGFILFRFFDILKPWPIRVLDAKVHGGLGIMIDDVLAGVFAFICMQLLAYWLL; from the coding sequence ATGAAGTTATTTGCAAAAGATAAAGCACTGGCACGGTTGTCGCTGGCAAACCCAGTGCACTTTTTAGCGCTGGGTTTTGGCAGTGGTAAGTTTGCCAAAGCTCCCGGTACTTTTGGTACCTTGGCAGGGATCCCTGTCTATTTGCTGTTGTCTCAGTTAGGGATGGGCGGGTATCTATTGGCTACCGCGCTGGTGATCTTGGTGGGGATTTTTATCTGCGGCAAGGCATCTGCTGATATGCAGGTACATGATCATGGCGCTATTGTTTGGGATGAGATTGCCGGGCTGTTAATCACCATGATTGCGGCGCCTGCCGGATGGCTGTGGATTTTGGCGGGATTTATTTTATTCCGCTTTTTTGACATCTTAAAACCTTGGCCTATTCGGGTGCTGGATGCCAAAGTACATGGCGGCCTAGGTATTATGATAGATGATGTGTTAGCTGGGGTATTTGCTTTTATCTGTATGCAGTTACTGGCTTATTGGCTGCTATAA
- the nusB gene encoding transcription antitermination factor NusB yields the protein MKPSERRKARRLAVQAVYSWQLSGNNVADVEHQFLTEQNLDGVDVAYFRELFAGAATKTAQLDEMIIPFLVRPLDEVDPVEKAILRLAVFELTFRKDVPFKVVINEAIESAKTFGAEDGHKFVNGILDKLVARK from the coding sequence ATGAAGCCTTCTGAGCGCCGTAAGGCCCGCCGCTTAGCGGTTCAGGCCGTTTATTCATGGCAATTGAGCGGTAACAACGTCGCTGATGTGGAACATCAGTTTCTGACTGAGCAGAACCTGGACGGGGTTGATGTTGCTTATTTCCGTGAACTGTTTGCGGGCGCTGCAACCAAAACCGCGCAACTGGATGAGATGATTATCCCATTTTTGGTGCGTCCACTGGATGAAGTGGATCCGGTTGAGAAAGCCATTTTGCGTCTGGCAGTATTTGAACTCACTTTCCGTAAGGATGTGCCGTTCAAAGTGGTGATCAACGAAGCCATTGAGTCTGCCAAGACCTTTGGTGCTGAAGATGGTCACAAGTTTGTCAACGGTATTCTGGACAAACTGGTTGCACGTAAGTAA
- the glyA gene encoding serine hydroxymethyltransferase — MLKKDMNIADYDPDLFAAIEDETRRQEEHIELIASENYTSPRVMQAQGSQLTNKYAEGYPGKRYYGGCEYVDRVETLAIERAKQLFGATYANVQPHSGSQANAAVYMALLQPGDTVLGMNLAHGGHLTHGSSVNFSGKLYNIVPYGIDDNGKIDYDELETLALEHKPKMIIGGFSAYSGVVDWARMREIADRIGAYLFVDMAHVAGLVAAGVYPDPLPHAHVVTSTTHKTLAGPRGGIILSAADDEDLYKKLNSAVFPGGQGGPLMHVIAGKAVAFKEALEPEFKAYQAQVVANAKAMVEVFLQRGYKIVSGGTENHLMLVDLIDKGITGKEADAALGHANITVNKNSVPNDPRSPFVTSGIRIGTPAITRRGFKEEEAKLLTGWICDVLDDVNNQANIEKVKQQVLDLCARFPVYG; from the coding sequence ATGCTGAAAAAAGACATGAATATCGCGGATTATGATCCAGATCTGTTTGCGGCAATCGAGGATGAGACCCGCCGTCAGGAAGAGCATATCGAACTGATTGCTTCTGAAAACTACACCAGTCCGCGGGTGATGCAGGCTCAAGGCTCTCAGTTGACCAATAAGTACGCCGAAGGCTATCCAGGTAAGCGTTATTACGGCGGCTGTGAGTATGTTGATCGGGTAGAAACCCTGGCCATTGAACGGGCGAAACAGCTGTTCGGTGCCACTTATGCCAACGTGCAGCCTCATTCCGGTTCCCAGGCGAATGCCGCCGTGTATATGGCGCTGTTGCAACCGGGCGATACCGTTTTGGGCATGAATCTGGCCCACGGTGGTCACCTGACCCATGGTTCATCGGTTAACTTCTCTGGCAAGCTGTATAACATCGTACCTTACGGTATTGATGATAATGGCAAAATTGATTACGACGAGCTGGAAACCTTGGCGTTGGAGCACAAGCCGAAGATGATTATCGGTGGCTTCTCAGCCTATTCAGGTGTGGTTGATTGGGCGCGCATGCGTGAGATCGCTGATAGAATCGGGGCTTACCTGTTTGTGGATATGGCGCATGTGGCTGGTTTAGTGGCTGCGGGCGTTTATCCAGATCCGCTACCACATGCCCATGTGGTTACCTCGACTACCCATAAGACGCTGGCAGGCCCTCGTGGCGGCATTATCCTTTCTGCGGCCGATGATGAAGATCTGTATAAGAAACTGAATTCTGCTGTATTCCCAGGCGGTCAGGGCGGCCCACTGATGCACGTGATTGCCGGTAAAGCCGTGGCCTTTAAAGAAGCGCTGGAGCCAGAATTCAAAGCGTATCAAGCGCAAGTTGTCGCCAATGCCAAAGCCATGGTTGAGGTGTTCCTGCAGCGCGGTTACAAGATTGTCTCCGGTGGCACTGAAAATCACCTGATGCTGGTGGATTTGATTGATAAAGGCATTACCGGTAAAGAGGCCGATGCGGCTTTGGGGCATGCCAATATTACCGTGAATAAAAACTCTGTACCGAATGACCCTCGTTCACCTTTTGTGACCTCAGGGATCCGTATCGGCACCCCAGCGATCACTCGCCGTGGTTTTAAGGAAGAAGAAGCCAAATTGCTGACCGGTTGGATCTGTGACGTGTTAGATGACGTTAACAACCAAGCTAACATTGAGAAAGTAAAGCAGCAGGTACTTGATTTGTGCGCTAGGTTCCCTGTTTACGGTTAA
- the ribE gene encoding 6,7-dimethyl-8-ribityllumazine synthase — protein sequence MNVVQGNIEAKNAKVAIVVSRFNSFVVESLLSGAIDTLKRFGQVADENITVVRVPGAFELPLAARRVAASGQFDGIIALGAVIRGGTPHFDFVAGECNKGLAQVSLEFDVPVSFGVLTTDTIEQAIERSGTKAGNKGGEAALGLLEMVNVLQELEQQL from the coding sequence ATGAACGTAGTTCAAGGTAATATCGAAGCGAAAAATGCCAAAGTTGCGATCGTAGTATCGCGTTTCAACAGCTTTGTTGTTGAAAGTTTGCTGAGCGGGGCGATTGATACGCTGAAGCGTTTTGGTCAGGTTGCAGATGAGAATATCACTGTAGTCCGTGTACCAGGTGCGTTTGAGCTGCCTCTGGCAGCCCGCCGTGTGGCGGCCAGCGGCCAATTCGACGGTATTATTGCACTGGGTGCGGTGATCCGTGGCGGTACGCCGCATTTTGATTTTGTTGCAGGCGAATGTAACAAGGGTCTGGCTCAGGTGTCTCTGGAGTTTGATGTTCCCGTTTCTTTCGGGGTACTGACCACAGATACCATTGAACAGGCGATTGAACGTTCAGGTACCAAGGCTGGTAACAAAGGTGGCGAAGCTGCTCTGGGTCTGCTGGAAATGGTCAATGTGCTGCAAGAACTTGAACAACAGCTGTAA
- the ettA gene encoding energy-dependent translational throttle protein EttA, translating into MAQFVYSMLRVGKIVPPKKQILKDISLSFFPGAKIGVLGLNGAGKSTLLRIMAGIDTEIEGEARPMPGIKIGYLPQEPKLDPEQTVREAIEEAVAEAKHALTRLDEVYAAYAEPDADFDALAKEQGELEAIIQSHDAHNLDNALERAANALRLPEWDAKIKVLSGGERRRVAICRLLLEKPDMLLLDEPTNHLDAESVAWLERFLKDYSGTVVAITHDRYFLDNAAGWILELDRGEGIPWEGNYSSWLEQKDARLQQESAAESARQKTIAKELEWVRQGAKGRQSKGKARMNRFEELNNNDYQRRNETNELFIPPGPRLGDKVIEVRNLSKSYDGRVLIDDLSFSVPKGAIVGIIGANGAGKSTLFRMLSGAETPDSGDIDVGETVQLASVEQFRDSMNDKNTVWEEISGGQDIMRIHNMEIPSRAYVGRFNFRGGDQQKIIGQLSGGERNRVHLAKLLQAGGNVLLLDEPTNDLDVETLRALEEALLEFPGCAMVISHDRWFLDRICTHILDYRDEGKVNFYEGNYTEYSAWLKDTCGTDVIEPHRLKYKRMSK; encoded by the coding sequence ATGGCTCAGTTTGTTTACAGCATGCTGCGGGTGGGGAAAATCGTGCCACCCAAAAAGCAGATCCTCAAGGACATTTCATTAAGCTTCTTCCCAGGCGCCAAAATCGGTGTACTGGGTCTTAACGGTGCCGGTAAATCAACACTGCTGCGCATTATGGCGGGTATCGATACCGAGATCGAAGGTGAAGCCCGGCCAATGCCCGGCATCAAAATCGGTTACCTGCCCCAGGAGCCGAAACTGGATCCGGAACAGACTGTCCGTGAAGCGATCGAAGAGGCGGTAGCAGAAGCTAAACACGCCCTGACCCGTCTTGATGAAGTGTACGCAGCCTATGCTGAGCCTGATGCCGATTTCGATGCGTTGGCCAAAGAGCAAGGTGAACTGGAAGCCATTATCCAGTCCCATGATGCCCATAACTTGGATAACGCGCTGGAACGGGCGGCCAATGCCCTGCGTCTGCCAGAGTGGGATGCAAAAATTAAGGTTCTGTCCGGGGGTGAGCGCCGCCGGGTGGCCATCTGTCGACTGCTGCTGGAAAAGCCAGACATGCTATTGCTGGACGAACCGACCAACCACTTAGATGCGGAATCTGTGGCTTGGCTGGAGCGCTTCTTAAAAGACTACAGCGGTACTGTCGTTGCTATTACCCACGACCGTTACTTCCTCGACAATGCCGCCGGGTGGATTTTGGAACTTGACCGCGGTGAAGGTATCCCGTGGGAAGGAAACTATTCTTCCTGGCTGGAGCAGAAAGATGCCCGTTTGCAGCAGGAGTCTGCCGCAGAAAGCGCCCGCCAAAAGACCATCGCCAAAGAACTGGAATGGGTGCGTCAGGGGGCCAAGGGCCGTCAGTCCAAGGGTAAGGCGCGGATGAACCGTTTTGAAGAGCTGAACAATAACGATTACCAGCGCCGCAATGAAACCAATGAGCTGTTTATTCCACCCGGGCCACGTCTGGGCGACAAGGTCATTGAAGTACGCAATCTGAGCAAGTCTTATGACGGTCGGGTACTGATTGATGATCTTTCCTTCAGTGTGCCTAAAGGGGCTATTGTTGGCATTATCGGTGCTAATGGTGCCGGTAAATCGACCCTGTTCCGGATGTTGAGCGGGGCAGAAACCCCTGATAGCGGTGACATTGATGTGGGTGAAACCGTACAACTGGCTTCGGTTGAGCAGTTCCGTGATTCCATGAATGATAAAAATACCGTGTGGGAAGAGATCTCCGGCGGTCAGGACATCATGCGCATCCATAATATGGAAATCCCCAGCCGTGCCTATGTAGGTCGTTTTAACTTCCGGGGTGGCGATCAGCAAAAAATCATCGGTCAACTGTCCGGTGGTGAGCGCAACCGTGTTCACCTAGCCAAGCTGCTGCAGGCCGGTGGTAACGTCTTGCTGCTTGACGAACCGACCAACGATTTAGATGTGGAAACCCTGCGGGCCCTGGAAGAAGCCCTGTTGGAATTCCCGGGCTGTGCCATGGTGATCTCCCACGACCGTTGGTTCCTGGACCGTATCTGTACCCATATTCTCGATTACCGAGATGAGGGCAAGGTGAACTTCTACGAAGGTAACTACACAGAATATTCTGCTTGGCTGAAAGACACTTGTGGCACAGATGTGATTGAGCCTCATCGTCTTAAGTACAAACGCATGAGTAAATAA
- the ribBA gene encoding bifunctional 3,4-dihydroxy-2-butanone-4-phosphate synthase/GTP cyclohydrolase II gives MALHTIEEIIEDIRQGKMVILMDDEDRENEGDLIMAAEQATPEAINFMATYGRGLICQTMTRQRCQQLNLPLMVTNNKAQFSTNFTVSIEAARGVTTGISAHDRAVTVQAAAAKDAKAADLVQPGHIFPLMAQEGGVLIRAGHTEAGCDLARLAGFEPSAVIVEILNEDGTMARRPDLEKFSEKHGVKIGTIADLIEYRNTKETTVVREAECQLPTRFGDFTMVTFRDTIDNQLHFAMVKGDVTDNPLVRVHLPNTFNDMLFSERDQTRSWPLDLAMERIADEGGILVLLANNETTPELLAKVQAFAAEDKGEQPASAKWEGTSRRVGVGSQILASLGVTKMRLLSSPKRYHSLSGFGLEVTEYVAE, from the coding sequence ATGGCGCTACATACAATCGAAGAGATCATTGAAGATATCCGTCAGGGCAAAATGGTAATTCTGATGGATGATGAAGACAGGGAAAATGAAGGTGATCTGATTATGGCCGCCGAGCAGGCGACGCCAGAAGCGATCAACTTTATGGCCACCTATGGCCGCGGCCTGATTTGTCAGACCATGACCCGGCAGCGCTGCCAACAGCTGAATCTGCCATTGATGGTGACTAATAATAAAGCCCAGTTTTCCACTAATTTTACCGTTTCCATTGAAGCCGCCCGTGGCGTGACCACCGGCATCAGTGCCCATGACCGCGCAGTAACAGTGCAAGCTGCTGCTGCCAAGGATGCGAAAGCGGCGGATCTGGTTCAGCCAGGACATATTTTCCCCCTAATGGCCCAAGAAGGTGGCGTGCTGATCCGCGCCGGTCACACTGAGGCTGGTTGTGATTTAGCCCGCTTGGCCGGGTTTGAGCCATCGGCTGTGATTGTGGAGATCCTTAATGAAGACGGCACTATGGCCCGTCGTCCGGATCTGGAAAAATTCAGTGAAAAGCACGGCGTAAAAATTGGCACCATCGCCGATCTGATTGAATACCGCAACACCAAAGAAACCACAGTCGTTCGCGAAGCTGAATGCCAGTTGCCAACCCGTTTTGGTGATTTCACCATGGTGACCTTTCGTGACACTATCGATAACCAGCTGCACTTTGCCATGGTTAAAGGCGATGTGACTGATAATCCATTGGTACGGGTACACTTGCCTAACACCTTCAATGATATGCTGTTCTCCGAGCGGGATCAGACCCGCAGCTGGCCACTGGATTTGGCGATGGAGCGTATCGCTGATGAAGGCGGTATCTTGGTCTTACTGGCCAATAATGAAACCACTCCAGAGTTGTTGGCTAAAGTGCAGGCGTTTGCCGCAGAAGATAAAGGTGAACAACCGGCATCAGCCAAGTGGGAAGGCACCTCTCGCCGCGTAGGTGTTGGTTCGCAGATCCTTGCCAGCTTGGGTGTTACCAAGATGCGCTTGCTCAGCTCTCCAAAGCGTTACCACAGCTTGTCCGGTTTCGGACTGGAAGTGACAGAATACGTAGCGGAATAA
- a CDS encoding M14 family metallocarboxypeptidase translates to MTTQFYPIGTVGQAWGTVEKAQWLASRQIQRSYHDEVIAKLTALDDSLELVQYGALSQDPQRYPLLAVKSRHWDDNKPKVLITGGVHGYETSGVQGAIEFILHHAPTYLQRVNLLIAPCVSPWGYEVINRWNAKAIDPNRSFIANSPCEEAAALMTLLDSLGRDFLIHIDLHETTDSDEQEFRPALAARDGKIYQPDTVPDGFYLVGDSEQPQDAFQQAIIAAVSQVTHIAPPDANGLIIGEPLVQPGVINYPVKSLGLCAGVTQCRYCTTTEVYPDSPKASDSICNQAQVAAICAGLDFVLSQANE, encoded by the coding sequence ATGACCACACAATTTTACCCCATTGGTACTGTCGGGCAGGCATGGGGAACGGTAGAGAAAGCCCAGTGGCTGGCAAGCCGACAAATCCAGCGCAGCTACCATGATGAAGTGATTGCCAAACTAACAGCTCTGGATGATAGTTTAGAGCTGGTACAGTACGGGGCACTCAGTCAGGATCCGCAACGCTATCCTCTGCTCGCAGTAAAAAGCCGTCATTGGGATGACAATAAACCCAAGGTATTGATCACCGGCGGTGTACACGGTTATGAGACCAGTGGCGTTCAAGGCGCGATTGAATTTATTCTGCACCATGCGCCAACCTATCTTCAGCGCGTGAATCTGCTTATTGCTCCCTGCGTCAGCCCTTGGGGATATGAGGTCATCAACCGCTGGAATGCCAAGGCCATCGATCCCAATCGTTCATTTATCGCTAACAGCCCCTGTGAAGAAGCCGCGGCACTGATGACACTACTAGATAGTCTGGGACGGGATTTTCTGATCCATATTGATTTGCATGAAACCACAGACTCTGACGAACAGGAATTTCGCCCCGCTCTAGCCGCACGAGATGGGAAAATATATCAGCCAGATACCGTGCCAGATGGTTTTTATCTGGTAGGCGACAGTGAACAACCTCAGGATGCTTTTCAACAAGCCATAATCGCTGCAGTCAGCCAAGTCACTCATATTGCCCCACCCGATGCCAATGGCCTAATCATCGGTGAGCCCCTAGTGCAACCTGGAGTGATCAATTATCCGGTCAAATCTCTGGGACTGTGCGCGGGGGTGACTCAATGCCGTTACTGCACCACCACTGAAGTTTATCCCGATAGCCCTAAGGCCAGCGATAGTATCTGTAATCAAGCTCAGGTCGCAGCCATATGTGCCGGATTAGATTTTGTTCTGTCTCAAGCGAATGAGTAA
- the nrdR gene encoding transcriptional regulator NrdR produces the protein MHCPFCNATDTKVIDSRLVGEGHQVRRRRECTACHERFTTFEGAELVMPRVIKRDGSRQPFDEEKLRGGMLRAVEKRPVSMDQLEQSLSKIKSLLRATGEREVPSEMIGNLMMEQLMHMDKVAYIRFASVYRAFEDVSEFGEAIAKLQK, from the coding sequence ATGCACTGCCCGTTCTGCAACGCAACTGATACTAAGGTGATCGACTCTCGTCTGGTTGGCGAAGGCCATCAGGTTCGTCGACGCCGTGAATGTACCGCCTGTCATGAAAGATTCACTACCTTTGAAGGGGCGGAGCTGGTCATGCCGAGGGTGATCAAGCGTGATGGCAGCCGGCAGCCTTTTGATGAGGAAAAACTGCGGGGTGGTATGTTAAGGGCAGTGGAAAAACGGCCCGTATCCATGGATCAGTTGGAGCAATCGCTGAGCAAAATCAAATCCCTGCTGCGGGCAACCGGTGAGCGGGAAGTGCCATCAGAGATGATTGGCAACCTGATGATGGAGCAGTTGATGCACATGGATAAAGTTGCCTATATCCGCTTTGCATCGGTTTACCGTGCATTTGAAGATGTGTCCGAGTTTGGCGAGGCCATTGCCAAACTGCAAAAATAA
- the thiL gene encoding thiamine-phosphate kinase, translated as MKEFQLIDNFFSGRGPQRRDVLLGIGDDCALLRPGENQTLAISVDTLVENVHFLPDMPAEDLGYKALAVNLSDLAAMGAEPAWMTLALTLPSVDELWLKRFSDGLLDAAQYYGIALVGGDTTRGPKSITITVNGQIPAGKALTRSGGRNGDWIYVTGSLGDSALGLALLQGKHDARPEHQAYLVGRHYRPTPRVLAGQALRGLASSAIDLSDGLVSDIRHLLNATGLGAVIHVDQLPLSQAMRDTLPLDQAISYALTGGEDYELLFTVPEAQRGALETSLSQSGVGFVQIGQLCTGEQLKLLQDGEPFTPTYLGFEHF; from the coding sequence GTGAAAGAGTTTCAATTAATCGATAATTTTTTCAGCGGCCGTGGGCCGCAGCGCCGGGATGTGCTGTTGGGCATAGGGGATGACTGTGCTCTGCTGCGTCCTGGGGAAAATCAGACCTTGGCTATCTCCGTGGACACCCTGGTGGAAAATGTCCATTTTCTACCGGACATGCCGGCGGAAGATTTAGGCTATAAGGCACTGGCTGTTAACTTGTCTGATTTAGCCGCCATGGGGGCTGAGCCCGCGTGGATGACCTTAGCATTGACCTTGCCCAGTGTGGATGAGTTATGGCTAAAACGTTTTTCTGATGGTTTGCTGGATGCCGCGCAGTACTATGGTATTGCTCTGGTCGGGGGCGACACCACCCGGGGACCTAAGTCTATTACCATCACGGTCAATGGCCAGATCCCAGCGGGCAAAGCACTGACCCGTAGTGGTGGGCGTAACGGTGACTGGATTTATGTCACTGGTAGCTTAGGGGATTCGGCATTGGGGCTGGCTTTATTGCAGGGTAAACATGATGCCCGGCCAGAACATCAGGCTTATTTGGTGGGGCGACATTACCGACCTACGCCAAGAGTGCTGGCAGGTCAGGCTCTGCGCGGATTAGCCTCGAGCGCCATTGATTTGTCTGATGGTTTGGTGTCGGATATCCGCCATCTGCTTAACGCGACCGGTTTAGGCGCTGTTATTCATGTGGATCAGTTACCCCTGTCCCAAGCGATGCGTGATACGCTACCACTGGATCAGGCTATCAGTTACGCCCTGACCGGGGGTGAAGATTATGAGCTGCTGTTTACTGTTCCTGAAGCTCAACGCGGCGCGTTGGAAACCTCTTTAAGCCAAAGCGGTGTAGGCTTTGTTCAGATAGGCCAACTGTGCACCGGAGAGCAGCTGAAATTGCTGCAAGATGGTGAGCCATTTACCCCAACCTATTTGGGATTTGAGCATTTTTAA